GATCGACGCGGCGGCGACGAAGCCGTTCGGGTTCATGAAGTTCACGCCGGGGCCGGGGATCGGGGGGCACTGCATCCCGCTGGACCCGCACTACCTGGCGTGGAAGATGCGGACGTTGAACTACAAGACGCGGTTCATCGACCTGGCGAGCGAGATCAACTCCCACATGCCCGAGTGGGTGGTGCAGAAGGTGGCCGATGCGCTGAACGAGGTGCGGAAAGCGGTGCGCGGCAGCCGGGTGCTGGTGCTGGGGGTGGCATACAAGCGGGACATCGACGATGTGCGGGAGAGTCCGGCACTGGATGTGATCCGTCTGCTGGAGGAGCGAGGGGCGCATGTGGAGTATCACGACCCGTTCGTGCACGAATTCCGGGAAGAGGGGCACACCCGCAAGGGGGTCGATCTCAGTGACGAGATGCTGCAGTGGGCGGATGCCATCGTCGTGGTGACCGACCACAAGCAGCTCGATTATCAGCGGGTGGTGGATCAGGCGGCGTTGCTCGTGGACACGCGCAACGTGACGGCATCGCTGCGCCCGGGACGCGCCCGGATCGTGCCGCTGGCGTCGGGGTTCCGTTCGGCTGGAGGCATGGCGTGAGCGTCAGGGAGAACCGGGTGAATCGTTGGATGGTGTGCGGGGGTATGTTGTGGGCATGAGATACGTCCCATCCCGCCTGGAATGGCGGCTGATGCTGCTGTTGAGCGTGGCCGCTGCGGTGGCCGGCTGTTCGAAGGGCTTCAAGCCGCAGGACTTCGCGACGCCGGAGGCCCTGTTCAAGGCCTCCCTGCAGGAGTTCGAGCGCAAGAAGTGGGACAACGCGCAGGTGGGCTTCGAACGGCTGACGAACGATCTCTCGTCGCGCGATCCCCTGCTGGCTCCGGCGTATTTTTATCTCGCGCTGACCCACGAGCGGAAGCAGGAGTATCTGCTGGCGGCGCAGGCGTTCGAGCGGGTCACGGATGGTTTTCCCGACGACACGCTGGCCCCCACGGCCATGCTGGGCAGTGGGCGTTCGTACCAGAGCATCTGGCGGCGCCCGTCGCTCGATCCGGAGCAGGGGCAGAAGGCGGCGTCGGTGTTGCGGGCGCTGCTCTCGTCGTACCCCGACTCCAAGGAAGTCGAGGAAGCGAAGCAGCGCATCGCCACGCTCGAAGAGTGGTTCGCTCAGAAGGATTACGAGACGGGCGTGCACTACATCCGTGTGCGTCGCGCCATCGATCCGGCGATCATCTATTTCAAGGACGTCGTCACGACGTACCCGGCCACGAAGGCGGCACGCCTGTCGTGGCTGCGGTTGCACGAGCTCTACACGAAGATCCGCTGGAAGGAAGACGCGGCGGAGACGTGTACGGCCATGTGGAAGGCCTACCCGGGCGACGCCGATGTCCGGGCGGCCTGTGGTGTGCAGCCCGCGGATACGGCCGCGGCCCCTCCGGCACCGCGCGACACGATTGCGCTCGCGCCGCTGCCGACCCGATCCCCTGTGGTGTACGCGCGCCCCGCGCCAGTCGGGCGCGGCTGACCGGTCGTGCGACTGGGCCTTTTCGGCGGCAGTTTCGATCCGCCGCACGTTGGCCATCTGCTGGTCGCACAGGACGCCCTCGCGGCGCTCCACCTCGACCACCTGCTCGTGATCCCGGCGGCGCAACAGCCGCTCAAGGATCACCATGGCACCTCGGCCGTTCACCGGCTGGCCATGGTGCAGGCGTGTTTTGCCGGGATCCCTGGCATCGAGGTGGACCCGGTCGAAATCGAGCGGGGCGGGTTATCTTACATGGTTGACACCGTGGAGGCTGTCCACCGGCGCTGGCCGGCGGCAGTGCTCCATCTCCTGGTTGGTCGCGATGTGGTTCCCACATTGCCACGCTGGCACGACGTGGATCGCCTGTTGCGGTTGGTCCGTCTGGTCGTGCTCACGCGTGAGACGGCGCCGGATGGACGGCCGCTGCCGATCGACGGGGAGAGCGACGGCGGTGTGGTCGCTGAATACCTGGCCACCCGACGGGTGGACATTTCGTCAACCGAAATCCGGTCGCGGGTCCGGGACGGTCGCTCCATACGGGGCTTCGTTCCCGATGCCGTGGCGACCTACATCGCATCCACAGGGTTGTATCTCGAGCATCCCCGGGAATCGATCGACGCGGAGCGCATCGTGCGCGCCTGACTGGCGCGGCGGGCACCGCCGGATCGGTGCCCTTGCCAGGAGTAGAGGTCTATGCTGAAGGGCTTGATCGGTAAAGTGTTCGGAACGCGCCACGAGCGTGAGCGCAAGCGCGTCCAACCCATCCTCGCCGAGATCCACGAGATCGAACGGCGTCTGTCCTCGTTGTCCGACGAGGAGATCCAGGGACAGACGGCGAAGTTCCGCGGCATCCTCGCGGAACGTACCGGCCCCATCGAGGCGCGTATCGCCGAACTGAAGGCGGCCAAACACGCCACCGCCGACAGCGCGGAACGTGACCGCCTGGATACCGAACTGCAGGGCGTCGATGGACGGGGCGGCGCCGAAGCGGAGTTGCGGACGGCCATCGCCGAAACGCTCGACGATCTGCTGCCGGAGGCGTTCGCCACCGTGCGGGAAGCGGCGCGGCGTCTCAAGGGCACGACGGTCATGGTCACCGGTCATGAACTGACCTGGGACATGGTCCCGTACGACGTGCAGCTCATCGGCGGGATCCAGTTGCACCTGGGTCGCATCGCGGAAATGGCCACGGGCGAAGGCAAGACGCTCGTCGCCACGTTGCCCATGTACCTCAACGCCCTGCCCGGGCGCGGGGCACATCTGGTCACGGTCAACAACTACCTCGCCCGCCGCGACTCGCAGTGGATGGGGCATCTGTACGGATGGCTCGGTCTCACCGTCGGCTGTCTCGACGACACCGAACCGGGATCGTGGGAACGGCGCGCCGTGTACGCGGCCGACATCACCTACGGCACCAACAACGAGTTCGGCTTCGACTACCTGCGCGACAACATGGTGGTCTCGCTCGACCAGCGGGTGCAGCGTCCGCACGTGTTCGCGATCATCGACGAAGTGGACTCCATCCTCATCGACGAAGCGCGGACGCCGCTCATCATCTCGGGACCGGTGGGGAACGAGAGCGACGGGCAGTACGCGGAGTTCAACACGGCCGTGGAACGCCTGGTGCGTCGCCAGTCCGATCTCGTGAACGCGCTTGTGGCCGAAGGGGAACGTCAGCTCGAAGCCGGTGACCAGCAGGCCGCGGGGCTGCAGTTCTACAAGGCGCAACTCGGCGGGCCGAAGAACAAGCGCCTCATGAAGGTGATGCAGGAGCAGGGCGTCAAGCAGCTCGTGCAGCGCATCGAACTCGATGTGATCGCCGACCGCAAGCTGCCGGCTTCCAAGCGGAACTTCCGCTCGCTCGAGGACGATCTGCTGTACGTGCTCGACGAGAAGGGACACACGGTGCACCTCACCGAGCAGGGACTCGATTGGCTTTCGCCGGATCATCCCGACACGTTCGTGCTGCCGGACATCTCGGTGCTCATCGGTCAGATCGACAAGGATCATGCGCTGAGTCCCACGGAACGGCTCGAACGGCGCGGCCTGGTGGAGCGGGAATACGCCACGAAGAGCGAGCGGCTCAACATCATCCATCAGCTCCTGCGCGCCCATGCGCTGTACGAGCGCGACGTGAACTACGTCGTGCAGGAAGGGCAGGTGCTGATCGTCGACGAGTTCACCGGCCGTACCATGCCGGGCCGTCGCTGGAGCGAGGGGCTGCATCAGGCGGTCGAAGCCAAGGAACGGGTGCAGGTGAAAGGTGAGACGCAGACGCTCGCCACGATCACCATCCAGAACTACTTCCGCATGTACGAGAAGCTGGCCGGCATGACCGGTACGGCCGAAACGGAAGAAGGCGAGTTCCACCAGATCTACGGACTCGAAGTGTCGGTGATTCCGACCAACCGGCCCATCCAGCGTGAGGACCGTCAGGATCTGGTGTTCAAGACGCGGCGCGAGAAGTACAACGCGATCGTCGACGAAACGAAGCGGCTGCACGAGCTGCAGTTCCCGGTGCTCGTGGGTACGGCCAGTGTCGAAGCGTCGGAAACGCTGTCGCGTCTTTTTGCGCGGGCGGGGCTCAAGCACAACGTGCTCAACGCCAAGTATCACCAGCGTGAAGCCGAGATCGTGGCCGAGGCGGGGCGTGCGGGCGGCATCACGATCGCGACGAACATGGCCGGCCGTGGCACCGACATCAAGCTGGGCGAGGGCACGCGCGAGGCGCGTCCGTCCCGCGTGCACGATGCCGACGGCAAGGAAGTCGATGTCGAGGAGATCGGCGGTCTCCACATCATCGGCTCGGAGCGCCACGAATCGCGTCGCATCGACCGCCAGTTGCGCGGTCGCTCGGGCCGTCAGGGCGATCCGGGCGCGTCGCAGTTCTTCCTGTCGCTCGAAGACGATCTCATGCGGCTGTTCGGCTCGGAGCGCATCGCGCGCCTGATGGACCGCATGGGCGCGCAGGATGGCGAGGTGCTCACGCATCCGCTCATCACGCGGTCCATCGAACAGGCGCAGAAGCGTGTCGAACTCCAGAACTTCCAGTCACGCAAGCGGCTGCTGGAGTACGACGACGTCATGAACCAGCAGCGGGAAGTGATCTACTCGCTGCGGGCGTTCGCGCTGGAAGGCGGCGAGGAGCTCAAGGGCGAAGCCATCAAGATGCTCGACCGTGGCGTGCAGCGTCGGGTGGAGCAGGCGCTGGCCACGTTCGACAAGCCGGAAGAGTGGGATTTCGAGTACGTGCAGCAGGATCTCCTGATGCACTACATGCTGCAGGTGCCGGGCTTCGTGCAGCACGATCGTCCCACCTCGCTGGAAGAGGCGCAGGCGCAGGCCGTGGATGCCGTGCACGAGGCGTTCGCGCTGAAGATCGAGAGTCTCGATCAGGTGACCGACGAGAACGGCGTGGGTTTCTCCGGCCGTTTGCTGTCGCTGGTGATGCTGAGCGTGATCGACGAGAAGTGGAAGGACCATCTCTACGATCTCGATCAGCTCCGGGCGTCCATCCACTATCGGTCATGGGGACAGAAGGATCCGCTCGTCGAGTACAAGCAGGAGGCGTACACGATGTTCGTGGATCTGATGCACGACGTCGCGCACACGTTCACGGAGCGGTTCCTCAAGGCGCAGCTCGTGTTCGAGCAGGCGCCGGTGGAGACGTTCGAACCCGTGCCCAGCGAGGCGGCCCGCCTGGAAAGCGCGCGACCCACGAAGCGCTACAACGCGCTGGGTATTCTCGAAGACGTGCCGCCCGAGGAGTTGCTGGCGGGCGATGCGGCCGGCGAGATCGTCGACGCCATCGACGAGGTGGATGTCCGCGAAGGCGATGCCGGTGCCGATGCGTCGCGTACGGTGGCGCGCGGTACACCCGCGGTGGTGGGCGCCGGCTCGGTGCGGACGCTCGAAGCCGGCGGTGGGGCACTGCCGCCCGGTTGGGAGAACACACCGCGTAACAACGCCTGCCCCTGTGGATCGGGGAAGAAGTTCAAGAAGTGTCACGGGGCGAATCTCTGAGTCTCCCCCAGCGAAAGAACCACTATGAATCTCCCTCCTGACCAGCTCCGTCCTGCTTCCTCTTGATACGTTGACGCCGTGGCGCCGAGGCCGTCCGGATGACACACCGTGCGTCATCCGGAAGGTACCGATTCCACGGCGTCAATATTTCAAGAGGACGCAGGACGGAGCTGGTCAGGAAAGAGATTCATAGAGAGACTTCGGAAGGCTACGACCGATTCATCAGTGGCGGAGTATCCCGGATCATCTCCGGACAATTGTGACAGCGGTGTGTTCCATCCCCCCGCTCGATCTGGATCGTGGGATGTCTGATGCCGAACTGATCGCGCAGATCGTGAGCGACATCGGCCAGCAGGGCATCGGTGTCGAGTCCGGGCCCCGGGCGCGTGAGGTGCGCGGTGAGTGCCGTGTCGGTGGTGCTCATGCCCCAGATATGGAGATCATGCACCTCCGTCACACCGGGGAGGGCGAGCAGATAGGCCCGTACCGCTTCCGGATCGACGTGCGCCGGAACGGCGTGGAGGGCGAGGTCCACCGATTCGCGCAGCAATCCCCAGGTGCCAATGGCAATCAATGCGACGACGATGAGGCTGATGGTCGGATCGAGCCATAGCCAGCCGGTGAAGCTGATGATGATCCCGGCCACGACGACACCGGCCGAAACGGCGGCGTCGGCGAGCATGTGGAGATACGCGCCCCGCACGTTGAGATCGTCGTGTCGTCCGCCGGCGAAGAGCCAGGCGGTGAAGGCATTCACGACGATGCCGGCGGCGGCGACCCAGGCGATGACCCCACCGGCGACGGGCTCCGGACGCGAGAAACGACCGACGGCTTCCCAGCCGATCGCGCCGATAGCCAGGAGCAGTGCAATGGCGTTGCCCAGGGCGGCGAGGATGGTGGAGCTCCGGAGTCCATACGTGCGGCGGGGTGTCGCGGCCCGCTGCGCCAGCGTGGCGCCGCCCCACGCGAGCAGCAGCCCCAGGACATCGCTCAGATTGTGTCCGGCGTCGGCCAGCAGTGCCATGGAGCCGGTGTGCAGTCCGTATCCGGCTTCGAGGACGATGTAGGCGAGATTGAGCGCCGTGCCGATGGCGAAAGCACGACCGAATGAGGCCGGGGCGTGGTGATGCCCTCCCGGTCCATGCGTGTGTGCATGCTCCTGCCCGGGTTCATGATCGTGATCAGGGTCCTGTTCACGATCATGGCTGTGCGAATGGGAGGACGACGCCATGAACGGGAAGATATCCCCCGGGAACCGGCGCGGGGAAACACCTGACCTCGCCAGGCACATTTTCGAAGTGACGTTCGGCTGACGATGCCCACGATACTTGCCCCGTCACACGAGCCGGTCCCGGTCTCCGGTGTGGTCGCCCTGGTTCCCCGTGCGGGACGAGCGGAGCGGGAGGGGCACCCGAGTGCACCGCCCGGAGGCGGACCTGGATCGTTGTCATTGGGTATTATTGTTTCGTATCCTCTTCGGAGAGTCCGGCGATGACCTGGCGACAGATGCTGGCCTGTGCGGCAATGCTCCCCGTATTTCTTCCCGCCACGCTGTCCGCGCAGTCCCGGGGCGGTGACGGGTATCTCTTCAAGAAGCCGTCGGCGACCTTCGGTTTGCGAATCGGGGCGGGTCAGCCCAACGCATCCAGTGATGTCTTCGACGAGATCACGAAAGATTTCACGCTGGGACGCCGCGATTTTCTGGGCGTGAATTTCATGGCCGATCTCTCGGTGCCGCTGTCGCAGCGGTTGGAGCTGCAGTTCACCGGCGGGGTGAACGGCAGGCATGCCGACAGTGAGTATCGCGCGTTCGTCGACAACAATGATCTGCCCATCGAGCAGCAAACGTCGCTGCGGCGTGTTCCACTGGCGGCGGGGCTCAGGTGGAATCTCACGCCGGCCGGACGCCAGGTGAGCCGTCTCGCGTGGGTGCCGTCGCGGGTCGTGCCGTATGTGGCCGTCGGCGCGGGAGCGATGTATTACAACCTGCGGTTGCGGGGCGATTTTGTCGACAAGGAGACCATGGATGTCTACCCGTCGACGCTCAAAGCCTCCGGCTGGGGTGCTCTGGGGTACGGCGCGGCGGGCGCCACGCTGAACCTGCGTCCCTGGATGGGACTCACCACGGAAGTTCGCTACGACGTGAGCAACGCCTCGCTGCGTGGGGATTTCCGCGATTTCGCACCGATTTCCCTGTCCGGCGTCGGCCTCACCGCCGGCCTGATGTTCCGACTCTGACCGGTATGCTTCACGTATGCTTCACGGAGATCGACCCATGACTCGCACCATCAAGCTGTTGAAGACGGCGTGCGGTGGCGTGCTCCCGGGCATCCTGGGGTCCGCAGCGCTGTTTGCGGCGTTGGGCGTGGCGCCGGCATTCACGACGGGCGGCGTGGCACGCGCACAGAGCACCAGCGCCATCGACGCGCGCTTTCAGCCGTGGATCGGCTGCTGGCGCACACTCGACCTCACCGATATGCCCAAGCCGACGTCGGCCCCTACGCAGGCCTGCGTCGTGCCATCCACTCAGGTCGCCGGCAGCGTCGACGTCCTGCTCTATTCGCGGGACTCGCTCCTGTCGCGCAATGTGTTGCCGCAGGTGGGCAGCGTTACGGACAAGACCATCGATGACTGTCAGGGGCGGGAAACCGCCGCCTGGACTGCCGACAATGCGCGACTCATCATGCGTGCCGAGCTGACCTGCGCGCGCGGCGTGAAGCGCGTGGAAACCGGCATGATGACCATCACGCCGGAAGGCGAATGGTTGCAGTTGCAGCATCTGCAGGTGGGCAGCAACGAGGCCACCACCACCGTACGGTTTCGTTATGATGCCAGCGGACCCGCGCCGGCAGGCATATCGTTCGGCACCAGCCGGTCCACGTCGTCGTTGCGACTGACGGCCGGCGCGCCCGTCACGGTCGATCAGGTGCTCGATGTCGCCACGCACGCGCCGAGCGGACTCACCGAGGCATGGATCGTCGAACTCGGGATGGCGTTCGATCTCGACGGCAAGACACTCGTCAAGCTGGCCGATCGAGGCATGCCGCCCAGTGTCATCGACATGATGGTGGCCGTCTCCAACCCG
The nucleotide sequence above comes from Gemmatimonas aurantiaca. Encoded proteins:
- a CDS encoding UDP binding domain-containing protein encodes the protein IDAAATKPFGFMKFTPGPGIGGHCIPLDPHYLAWKMRTLNYKTRFIDLASEINSHMPEWVVQKVADALNEVRKAVRGSRVLVLGVAYKRDIDDVRESPALDVIRLLEERGAHVEYHDPFVHEFREEGHTRKGVDLSDEMLQWADAIVVVTDHKQLDYQRVVDQAALLVDTRNVTASLRPGRARIVPLASGFRSAGGMA
- the bamD gene encoding outer membrane protein assembly factor BamD, encoding MRYVPSRLEWRLMLLLSVAAAVAGCSKGFKPQDFATPEALFKASLQEFERKKWDNAQVGFERLTNDLSSRDPLLAPAYFYLALTHERKQEYLLAAQAFERVTDGFPDDTLAPTAMLGSGRSYQSIWRRPSLDPEQGQKAASVLRALLSSYPDSKEVEEAKQRIATLEEWFAQKDYETGVHYIRVRRAIDPAIIYFKDVVTTYPATKAARLSWLRLHELYTKIRWKEDAAETCTAMWKAYPGDADVRAACGVQPADTAAAPPAPRDTIALAPLPTRSPVVYARPAPVGRG
- the nadD gene encoding nicotinate (nicotinamide) nucleotide adenylyltransferase; protein product: MRLGLFGGSFDPPHVGHLLVAQDALAALHLDHLLVIPAAQQPLKDHHGTSAVHRLAMVQACFAGIPGIEVDPVEIERGGLSYMVDTVEAVHRRWPAAVLHLLVGRDVVPTLPRWHDVDRLLRLVRLVVLTRETAPDGRPLPIDGESDGGVVAEYLATRRVDISSTEIRSRVRDGRSIRGFVPDAVATYIASTGLYLEHPRESIDAERIVRA
- the secA gene encoding preprotein translocase subunit SecA, whose product is MLKGLIGKVFGTRHERERKRVQPILAEIHEIERRLSSLSDEEIQGQTAKFRGILAERTGPIEARIAELKAAKHATADSAERDRLDTELQGVDGRGGAEAELRTAIAETLDDLLPEAFATVREAARRLKGTTVMVTGHELTWDMVPYDVQLIGGIQLHLGRIAEMATGEGKTLVATLPMYLNALPGRGAHLVTVNNYLARRDSQWMGHLYGWLGLTVGCLDDTEPGSWERRAVYAADITYGTNNEFGFDYLRDNMVVSLDQRVQRPHVFAIIDEVDSILIDEARTPLIISGPVGNESDGQYAEFNTAVERLVRRQSDLVNALVAEGERQLEAGDQQAAGLQFYKAQLGGPKNKRLMKVMQEQGVKQLVQRIELDVIADRKLPASKRNFRSLEDDLLYVLDEKGHTVHLTEQGLDWLSPDHPDTFVLPDISVLIGQIDKDHALSPTERLERRGLVEREYATKSERLNIIHQLLRAHALYERDVNYVVQEGQVLIVDEFTGRTMPGRRWSEGLHQAVEAKERVQVKGETQTLATITIQNYFRMYEKLAGMTGTAETEEGEFHQIYGLEVSVIPTNRPIQREDRQDLVFKTRREKYNAIVDETKRLHELQFPVLVGTASVEASETLSRLFARAGLKHNVLNAKYHQREAEIVAEAGRAGGITIATNMAGRGTDIKLGEGTREARPSRVHDADGKEVDVEEIGGLHIIGSERHESRRIDRQLRGRSGRQGDPGASQFFLSLEDDLMRLFGSERIARLMDRMGAQDGEVLTHPLITRSIEQAQKRVELQNFQSRKRLLEYDDVMNQQREVIYSLRAFALEGGEELKGEAIKMLDRGVQRRVEQALATFDKPEEWDFEYVQQDLLMHYMLQVPGFVQHDRPTSLEEAQAQAVDAVHEAFALKIESLDQVTDENGVGFSGRLLSLVMLSVIDEKWKDHLYDLDQLRASIHYRSWGQKDPLVEYKQEAYTMFVDLMHDVAHTFTERFLKAQLVFEQAPVETFEPVPSEAARLESARPTKRYNALGILEDVPPEELLAGDAAGEIVDAIDEVDVREGDAGADASRTVARGTPAVVGAGSVRTLEAGGGALPPGWENTPRNNACPCGSGKKFKKCHGANL
- a CDS encoding cation diffusion facilitator family transporter — protein: MASSSHSHSHDREQDPDHDHEPGQEHAHTHGPGGHHHAPASFGRAFAIGTALNLAYIVLEAGYGLHTGSMALLADAGHNLSDVLGLLLAWGGATLAQRAATPRRTYGLRSSTILAALGNAIALLLAIGAIGWEAVGRFSRPEPVAGGVIAWVAAAGIVVNAFTAWLFAGGRHDDLNVRGAYLHMLADAAVSAGVVVAGIIISFTGWLWLDPTISLIVVALIAIGTWGLLRESVDLALHAVPAHVDPEAVRAYLLALPGVTEVHDLHIWGMSTTDTALTAHLTRPGPGLDTDALLADVAHDLRDQFGIRHPTIQIERGDGTHRCHNCPEMIRDTPPLMNRS